A stretch of DNA from Cannabis sativa cultivar Pink pepper isolate KNU-18-1 chromosome X, ASM2916894v1, whole genome shotgun sequence:
AACAAGCTTCAGAATTGCCAGTACATTTTCGAGATTCCTTAACTGTTCGCTATAACAATCTCCGTCAGGAAGCAATCAAGTTTGTTGAAGAAGGTGCTAAATCTATCCATATATATAATGTGGCTTTAGATGCTCTACAAGAGGCTGCTAAGAAGGTTGCTTCTATAAAGAATCGAAGTTCTGGTGCTACACAAGGTGCTACTCTGGCAAATGGAGGTAGCCAAGAGTTGCATTCAAATGAAGAAAATCAAACGGCAGCTTATCAGTCTGTAGTAAGTTCTAACTACTTTCCAATATCCATTTAGTTTTAGATTATTCCTTTACTCTGTTTTTTCTCTGGTAGCTTGTATAACTCAATCTTTGTGGGCAGTTTTAGCTTAACAGATTTGCATCTGCAGCTCTTATCTGTGCGTAgaaacatatttatttatggctaattaagatttttgccccttaactttgacatgtaccaaatcatgttccatgaattttttttgactgttaaaaaattattctgaactattgatattgttggatttaaggatttttattcaatttcatttaattttactaattcggtGATTGtccatatactaaatcatgtttcccgaattttgatatctactaaattacgtctcttgaactttgacatgtgtcAAATCATGCTctctgaactttcatctatgttagatttttcttactaaaattagataaaaatctttacatttaacaatctcaatagttcaggaaaaATTTGTAATGGTCTTCAAAGTTTAGAGaatatgatttggtacatgtcaaaattcaggggcaaaaatcctaattagcatttatttatttatctttagaAGAGTTGTGTTGACATTTTTTCTCTGTAGTgtttattatttctttattatatttGACAAAGTGTTTACTATTTCTTTGTGATTGTCTGTACTACATCATCCTCAATGAGCATGCAGTTTACAAAATTTCATTTACATAGTGAAACAATTttctgctgtgtattttgactGATGTACTTAACGATTATTATCGATGAGCATCGgtctttgaaattttcttctttttgtcATGAATTCATATGGGGTTCTGTCACCAATGAATTCATGAACAACCAGATAAAATTGACAACATATGATTTAATATGCACTTGTATCCATCTTCTCCCTCATTTTGCAGGATGAGAAGGAAAAGAAAATTAACGAGCTAACTACTGAGATAGAGAACACTAATCAACGGTGTGAGGTATATCGAACGAACCTGCTTGCAGTTTTAAGAGATATGGAAGAACAGAAGTTAAAGCTTTCAGTTAAGGTTCAAAATGCAAAGCTTAGTTTGAAGGAGTAAACCAGAGATTGCAGAATAGGTCTTATTAGCATTTTCCACTGTATTTGTTTCCTTCTCTAGCCGCGCAGAGATACCAAACGCCATGTTCGCCTTTTTTTTTATAGGCTTATCTAAGCAGAGGAGTGGAAGATGTGGTGGACTGGACATATTTGTATTGAAATGCTTGTATGTTTTTACTGGTATGAACTTGAGAAATGAAAGAAAAAGTGTTGAGTTTTATTGTTATAAAACCCCGAAGGAGATCacaattagaacaaaaaaaacgacacgtcgtttatTAGTTAAACGACTCATCAAATCGGTTTTGTTATTTCACCAATTATAAATGTTTTGGTACAAAGTTATAGAACCATGTCTTCTTAACTTTGAGTAGTTTGTAAATGGACACAACAAAGTCTTTCTTTGATTTCTTAATAGAAATTTAGCACTAAGCACAAGCAATACCAGCTTTTTAATCTTATAACATCAATGATTAAATCTCACGCAATAGTAAGTAATCACACAACACAATTTTATTATGAGATAAAGTTTTCCAAGAATAAAAGTTGgtcttcaaaaaaataatatttaaacaaaGGAATAATCTAGTGGGAAAGAAAAGTAAGAAGGCATACAAGAATATGAAGGATTCTTTCAaatgaaaagataaataaataagaacTATGAGTTAAAGGAAAAAAGTTGCACTAACATACCTTAAGAATAAATCATAGAATGTACTACTTTTTTTACTTGGGTAAATACGTGCACTAAAATTATGCCGTAAAACATTATACACAGTGATATGATACTCTTTTTAAACGAGGTAAATATgatttgttaaaataaatagtCACATCActgtatataatattttggtGTACGTATTATCACCTTTAAAAgtgatatttgatatttttttcttctaaaatcATAACCGAGACTCTTAATATTAGTGAAAGTGTAAATTTAAAGGAAtaaagcaaaagaaaaaaagaaacaatgTTAGGagaaaagtaaaagaaaaaagagaggagGAAGAATTTCAAAGTGATTCTTAACTAGTTACTATGCATGCAATTTTAGTCCTCTATCATAGGAAGGGGGAATCCACTTGTACCCTCGACCCTGAGTAATAATGAgtttaagaaattttttgagAGTATGTTATATCTAAAATAAAGTGTGAGTATTATTAGGTatctttttacaaaattttacaaaaatattatttttcaatgcaaaaaaatataatataaaaattttaaacctTGAATTTAGATGAGCCTTAAGCATGGGCCTAACTCGCCTTAACCAAGACCTATGTCGAACAAAAAGCAGTCTCTCTCATATTACAATTGTATGCATTTCATTTTAATCATCAATTTCTTTCTCTTCCAATATTTTTTCATCTTATTTAAAGGTTTGATAAGTGACTCACCAACCAAAACAGGAAAATTTTGTGGGGGTAGCATCAATAAATAGATACTTAAGCCTTGATTCATCAAAACAAGGTTTCTTACAATTGTTGGAACTTCTCAATTGAATtgtgaatattttttttgttgagtGTGTAACTAAAGTCTCACAttgtttaaaaatagaaaatatcatgattatataaGGATGAACAAAATTTTTATTAGTTGaggttttttgaaaaaaatgtccaaaaataaatttgtaagcGTTTAAGCTCAAACCAGATAATATCATACCAATATAAAAATACAGAGTGTCTATCATCCTCATAAAAAGATGGTATGTGTACATATTTTAACTTGTATTGAtagtaggggtgttcgcggtgcgggtggtgcggtttttaaccattttttcaaaccaacccgcacgtgcggttttttcaattttccaaaccgtacccgcaccgcgatactaaaaaaccgcaccgcaaaaaatgatgcggtgcggtgcggtttctgcggtttatgcggtttgaactatcacaatttttttttttttgaagtcatcataaaataattaaactatcattaatataattattacaaaacatttaagaaaatacaacaaacttgagactaatataagttataacaacaacaataagttaataatctttttaaagtttcaacaacacacctaaatcaaaataataaacttgaaactaattaaattctaacaacaatataaatgtacaaaCACAAACTTTTAATTCCAAATTTCAATACACATGTATGGgcttgggtttgttgctaagaagagagggtttgtgaagagttatggattttTTCCTAAGATTTATGGGCTTGGGTTGGActcatatgtatgggcttaattaaataaatataaaaattaaaattttaaaacatgcggtgcggtgcggtttgaatcgcggtttaataattccaaaccgcaaaccgcaccgcaccgcgcggtttggaaaaaattcaaaccgcaaccacaccgcgaagaatttcaaaccgtattttttttgcggtgtcgtgcggtgcgggcggtttgagcggtttgatgtacaCCCCTAATTGATAGAATAAGTAACATTACATATTACCCTTAGATGGGTACAATGGAAACAAACCTCGAGAGACAAGATTACTCACATTAAAGTTGAAAAATCAATTGGAGGCATTGTCACATCAAAAAGTGGTACTACTTATAAAAACCATCTTCAATTCATAGttctttagttttatttttattttcttttgattttaaaGTACAAGAGCATTCTAGAAAACCCAGCATgctattttcttttcttccaagtgtgttgaaactcctttatTTGTTAAAAGAGATGAAGaataaaatccaaatcactaGTGGAATCAAATGATTCTTTCTTTGTTCCTCTTTTTTGGATTAAGGAAGTAGAAAGAGTAAATATCAAAATTGGTTAAAGAAGAGCCTAATCTAAAGTTCCGTGATTCTTTCAATACacttgtcaatttttttttgaattacttTGACCCTTATTGATTAAAgagattattttacaaatataattgtacataattttaaatacttttataattttatttacaaaaagttatatcttttaatgtatttttatattgtattttgttatttttttgttgtttgaatattatttttttgttatttttatgtaattttttttgttatttttgtattgttttataaacatcgtaaaaatgtaaaaaaaaaacctttgaATTTGAGTCTTGTGCAATGGTTTTGAGCCCATTATTAACTGTTCTCTTATGTTAATTTTAGGGAATCTTGAGCCTCAATAAACAAAACTAACATCTTTTCAAGGCATTAGATTCCATGTTAGCCAAAATGGCTATATATTCCTCACTCAACCCAATTATTTTGAGCATTATAACTAACAAAATTGCCTTAATAACAACTAAAGTCATATATTCTTCTCCTTAGTGAAACTTAAGCAAAGCATAATCTGCCTAACAATAATAGAGCTATATAGTCACTATTGAAAAATCCCTTTTTCCTATTCAAAAAGACAAATCAAATCCATACACATACaattaagcatatatatatcaaaatttcaTGTCTCCCACTTCCACATTCAAAATAacccaataaaaaaaaacatagcaaCTCATGAAGATAGACAAAGAAATCTCTCACCCCATCCATCCATAccacaaactcaaacttgaataCACTGAAATCCCATTCAATTGTGATGGATGTAAAGAAGGTGGAATTGGCCTAAAGTACAAGTGCCAACACTGCGAATTCGACCTACACAAAACTTGTGTTGCTGCTCGTCCAATCATAACTCATCCATTTTACAACAAGTGTGAATTTCAACTACACTACTCTCCACCAGGGGAAGCCAAGAGATTATGTGATGGTTGTAAAAatgaagtgttgggttttgtttaCCATTGCAAGAGATGCGATTTCGATCTCCACCCATGTTGTGCTAACCTCCCTCAAGTCCTAGATGATGGGAAGCACAGCCTTTACTTGTGTCACAAGTTACCGAGCGCTTGCCATAGGTGCGGCGGTAAGGGGTCAGGGTGGGCATACCGGTCAGAGTGCAGGACATATAACCTTCATGTGGGTTGTGTTAAGGAGTTGGTTGTGGAGAGTTGGGAAGCCATGTATTTGAATGTGGACAAGAACAAGGTTAGAGATTTGCAGACTAAGATTCCAAGCCTTAAAGGGACACTAaagaatcatcatcatcatggaAATGGGAAGGTGATGAGGAAATGTTGTGAAATTGCTGGTGGAGCTGTTCGAGTTATAGTTTCTGCTATTCTTGGTGATCCCACTGCTCTTATTGGTGCTGTTGTTGGTGGTTTTATTTCTAAGTAGATGAAAATATGAAACAACATTATAAGTAAATAATAAGGTATATATGGTACTTGTTTAGTGCTTGTTTCATCTTAATTGATGTGAATGTATGTTGAtatgtttatattatatatgttcgAAAATTAATAATGGCAAGATACAAATTTCGTATATAATATAGAAACACTTATAATAGATAATAATTCGATTGGATTGATTTACAGTAATTACTTTAATTTGATAGTGAAATACtattaattaagttttattCCTTAGATTTCTAAATTAAGAACATCTGTTTTTATCCGATTATCAAAAATATTTGAgataatatgtatttatagaattAGAAAGAGGACTTAGCTAACATAACTCTAGTtgaattaactaaaaaaaattatacttctACTTCAACTAAATTTTATACACACAAATTTTAAGCTCGTAAACTATTGATCACAAATAATATGTACTTAAGAATTATTCAAtcaattcatattttattaaaattaataaagattagtataagttgaaataaaaagtgatacaTTAGTATTAATGTTTATGCTAATTAAGAAAGCAtagtatatatgtgtttatttggtTATAATTAATAGAATATGGTAGAGCACTAACTAATAATCTAGCAAATTTAGTATTTAATTTATGTTTAGAAAGAGTCCAGTCCAATATAATTGAGGGGAATTGTTTGTTTCTTTGGAGTTTTGTTATGAGAAGGCATGTCACTCAGTCAAAAGTCTCATGTTTTATTACAATATTCTAATACTACAAAATGCTGCCAAAACATCACATGTTCTTCTTGGTACTACCTTTTGCCTTTAACTAAGGTGGAGACCAAgactattaattaattacatatatgATTTATGCTCAAGATTTAAATTGAGGaggaacattttttttttcttttgtaaaaGAGAGTGGTgtacaatataatataatatgctaaaaaaatcaattaaaaattatacaaacTACTATTAAAAagaaacttatattttgttaataaatatatctttaattataaatacatttttattgattaataaaacttcatcttataaaaaaaaaactaaaaatacatatttatattttttttcaattttttattttaagggaGCAACTATCCAACGGTCTCACTTGCCTCTATGTGAATCGTTTGTCTTCAATTCACACTCACATTATAACAAACAACTTATTAAGTAACGTTCGGTTagaaaaaatgaaaacaaaactaaaataagaatatattttaatattttaagataaaaccaaacaaaaaaatagaataaaatttattcCCTCTCTAATTTCTAtttcattctattttattatctCAAACTAAACGCCACCAACTTCATtaattacaaaaagtttaaaaaaccttTACATTCATTGTCTAAATCCCATTTAACTAAAACATGAACAACATTGTTAGATGCCCTAAAAATACATACATGATGGTATTGTTGTTTTTGTCCCCGTGAAAGAATTCAAGTCTTTTCTCCCATGAGTATTATACTATGATGAATTaggaattatatatatatatatatatactaggtaatTATTACGTGCCAAgtcacgtagtgttagttttatttaatattttagttttttattttaattaataattaaaatagtataattatttgaacgatttgttttataaaaataaaatatgtgtcagtatatttagtaagtaaaacatagttgtgttataattatgtatgttattaatagtaaaatgtacattaatcttctaattgaaaaaagttctattatctcatttcatatttaataatagctacacaactatatatttatagactttcacattctttgcaaattactaataagcaccaataatattttcatattctaatatttttcaaccttctcctcttggtggtaaaattaaaaataaaactaaaaataagcacaatcatataaggtaaatactaattacagtccatttcatctttttttttattatttttttaagctcaagcccaaaaatctctaagccaacacaatcaatcttcttttatattatcttttctagatattttatctatatttttcttttttaaaaaataaataaaaaaattattaatattctcccaagataggtttgttagagagatatgtggctaagatgatttttttaatttaaaaagagattattaatatttaaaagattgtttatttaaaagattgtttaattttttgggtttaattattgggtttattttttaacgggagatcaaacctaatcgttaaatttaacagaatattcttttatttttaagtatattctgttaaaccaaaaatgttaaaccaagaaatgccgttagatagacacttttaatatataaagatatattagTTTGAGAATCattaacttataaaaaaatatgctATCAAAACTATAATAATATTGGAAATTCTATGTTCCGTACAGTCCACACCGAGCACATAGCAAAGTCTGCAATACATATCTATACGAgtaattattttgtgttataaatacttaattttaatttatagttatagataaatatttaaatttatttttttaagataattattaatacttaagttatatttctaaaaaaatttgtataaGTTCGTAATGATTAAGTACTGTCAAGTCAAAGGTCATGTGACAGCCCTAATTagtttaagttattaaatttttattttttatttgaaaattaatttaaagtataataataagaaaataacacgtgaataataattttatacttaACTATTAAGTActtacaaaaattttaaaaatataattaaagttaaacttaagtatttacgaGTCAGAtgccaacttttttttttatttgcttaAATAAGAACAAATTATGATAATTAAcaacaataatataaaattgatgaaaaagactttatttaaagacttttttctattgttatttttttttatttgccaactttttttttttatatttagttaattatgagacatttttttatttcattttttttttattctctggCCTAATTTTAGCTCTTGTTATTCGTCAGTACGTATTTTTGATGTAACCAACTCACCTTCCAAGTTGATAAATATTATAATGGCTgattctatataataaaattgccATATATATTTccataaaacaacaataatatatatatattatattaatatcacaTTAGAAAAATATGAAAGATACCTTTTAATTTATTGGACaccttaaaatatttaataaggaTACTTATT
This window harbors:
- the LOC115702821 gene encoding protein VACUOLELESS GAMETOPHYTES; protein product: MKIDKEISHPIHPYHKLKLEYTEIPFNCDGCKEGGIGLKYKCQHCEFDLHKTCVAARPIITHPFYNKCEFQLHYSPPGEAKRLCDGCKNEVLGFVYHCKRCDFDLHPCCANLPQVLDDGKHSLYLCHKLPSACHRCGGKGSGWAYRSECRTYNLHVGCVKELVVESWEAMYLNVDKNKVRDLQTKIPSLKGTLKNHHHHGNGKVMRKCCEIAGGAVRVIVSAILGDPTALIGAVVGGFISK